The Microbacterium maritypicum genome contains a region encoding:
- a CDS encoding MFS transporter: protein MTDDTRRARAGLFTAFAGLGVTAAFVPAILPSAERAMTADLSAAVPALFAGLLVGVLASGPLLTRQPPRTALMLGSALQAAAVVVVALSSTPAVFIVAAAIAGVGFGLVEASGSVAAKSLATGSATGLLSALLGTVAVCAAVTPLLVAVGSPARALLGILAIVPLLTVAILSGAAAPSSRAEVPAQRDVRGLLVLLPFAVALPLYVGVETVLSGWSAVIPERILAVDPGLAALGTSAFWTLMAIGRFGAAGLRRLSVSPIVILAGATSVAALLMAAAGMLVDSAPVGALVALAAVVVLLAPSYGLILGLALDRLDPARSAAVTGALVACGAVGGTFVPTMILLIGRDPASSTTFLVSAALCALVPAMVLVAARSPQRTSTVN, encoded by the coding sequence GTGACCGACGACACCCGACGCGCGCGAGCGGGGCTGTTCACCGCATTCGCGGGCCTCGGGGTCACGGCTGCCTTCGTACCCGCGATCCTCCCCTCCGCCGAGCGCGCAATGACCGCCGACCTCAGCGCCGCCGTGCCCGCACTCTTCGCCGGGCTCCTGGTCGGGGTCCTGGCGTCGGGCCCGCTGCTGACGCGACAGCCGCCGCGCACCGCGCTGATGCTCGGCAGCGCCCTCCAGGCCGCCGCCGTCGTCGTGGTGGCACTCTCCAGCACTCCCGCGGTCTTCATCGTCGCGGCCGCGATCGCCGGGGTCGGGTTCGGACTGGTCGAGGCCTCCGGATCCGTGGCCGCGAAGTCCCTGGCCACCGGCAGCGCGACGGGACTGCTCAGCGCCCTGCTCGGCACGGTCGCCGTCTGCGCGGCCGTCACCCCGCTGCTCGTCGCCGTGGGGTCGCCTGCACGTGCGCTGCTCGGCATCCTGGCGATCGTGCCGCTTCTCACCGTCGCGATCCTCTCCGGAGCGGCAGCCCCTTCCTCCCGCGCCGAGGTTCCCGCGCAGCGCGACGTGCGCGGGCTGCTCGTCCTCCTGCCGTTCGCCGTGGCGCTGCCGCTGTACGTGGGCGTCGAGACCGTGCTGTCCGGTTGGTCGGCGGTGATCCCGGAGCGGATCCTCGCGGTCGATCCCGGCCTCGCCGCACTGGGAACCTCGGCGTTCTGGACGCTCATGGCGATCGGCCGCTTCGGCGCAGCGGGTCTGCGGCGACTGTCCGTATCGCCGATCGTGATCCTCGCCGGCGCCACGAGCGTCGCCGCCCTCCTGATGGCCGCCGCGGGGATGCTGGTGGACTCCGCTCCCGTAGGCGCGCTCGTCGCACTGGCCGCCGTGGTCGTGCTCCTCGCTCCCAGCTACGGCCTCATCCTGGGACTCGCCCTCGACCGCCTCGATCCCGCTCGCAGCGCCGCGGTGACCGGCGCGCTCGTCGCCTGCGGTGCGGTCGGCGGCACGTTCGTGCCGACCATGATCCTGCTGATCGGACGGGACCCGGCATCGAGCACGACCTTCCTGGTGTCCGCTGCTCTGTGCGCGCTCGTGCCGGCGATGGTGCTGGTCGCCGCGCGGTCGCCGCAGCGGACCTCGACGGTGAACTGA
- a CDS encoding ABC transporter permease has protein sequence MFRQILRNSVLRRILAALGTLLGVAIFVFLMLRAIPGDQISSGLGTEAAALTPSQRAALESYYGLDQPLFVQFFSWLGNIFTGNLGFSSRAQTSVLDLTAAALPVTFELAIFSIVIALAIGIPLGMLSASKPDSFRDGVGQVVGLAGLSIPAFLLGTALLAILASSFGFNPNGQAYATLFENPLLNLQQMLLPSIVLGFGIAAPIMRTTRTAVLEIRSNDFIRTARAKGVPPRRLQVRHVLGNALVPIVTMTGLQFGYLLGGAVVVEQIFSLPGIGRQVLLGIQQKEYALVQSTVLVIALAFVIVNLLTDLLYRVIDPRVRAA, from the coding sequence ATGTTCAGACAGATCCTCCGCAACAGCGTGCTGCGACGCATCCTCGCAGCCCTCGGCACGCTCCTCGGCGTCGCCATCTTCGTCTTCCTGATGCTGCGCGCCATCCCCGGCGACCAGATCAGTTCCGGCCTTGGCACCGAGGCCGCCGCCCTCACGCCGTCGCAGCGCGCCGCCCTCGAGTCGTACTACGGTCTCGACCAGCCGCTCTTCGTGCAGTTCTTCTCGTGGTTGGGCAACATCTTCACCGGCAACCTCGGCTTCTCGTCGCGGGCGCAGACGAGCGTGCTCGATCTCACCGCCGCCGCCCTCCCCGTGACGTTCGAGCTCGCGATCTTCTCGATCGTGATCGCGCTGGCCATCGGCATCCCGCTCGGAATGCTCTCCGCCTCGAAGCCCGACTCGTTCCGCGACGGCGTCGGACAGGTGGTCGGCCTCGCCGGTCTCTCGATCCCCGCGTTCCTGCTCGGCACGGCGCTGCTGGCGATCCTCGCCTCGTCGTTCGGCTTCAACCCCAACGGCCAGGCCTACGCCACGCTGTTCGAGAACCCGCTGCTGAACCTCCAGCAGATGCTGCTGCCCTCGATCGTGCTCGGCTTCGGCATCGCCGCGCCGATCATGCGCACCACCCGCACGGCCGTGCTCGAGATCCGCTCCAACGACTTCATCCGCACCGCCAGGGCGAAGGGCGTCCCCCCGCGTCGCCTGCAGGTGCGCCACGTGCTCGGCAACGCGCTCGTGCCCATCGTCACCATGACCGGGTTGCAGTTCGGCTACCTCCTCGGCGGTGCCGTGGTGGTGGAGCAGATCTTCTCGCTCCCCGGCATCGGGCGTCAGGTGCTGCTGGGCATCCAGCAGAAGGAGTACGCGCTCGTGCAGAGCACCGTGCTCGTGATCGCGCTCGCCTTCGTCATCGTCAACCTGCTCACCGACCTGCTGTACCGGGTCATCGATCCTCGGGTGCGTGCCGCATGA
- the murQ gene encoding N-acetylmuramic acid 6-phosphate etherase: MTMEDLGALATEASDPRYAELDLMSVAELAQTMNEADATVPAAVQRALGEIVPAIEATAARMAQGGRLVYVGAGTPGRIGVLDASECPPTFSTPPELVFAIMAGGPGAIVNPVEGAEDDAEAGAAAIDAAGIGPLDTVIGIASSGRTPYVIAAVRRARELGALSIGLSCNVGTALSAAAEHGIEVEVGPEVLSGSTRLKSGTAQKLVLNMFSTISMVRNGKAYGNLMVDVKATNHKLRERAIRMVQTIAEVDRDAAVAALEAAAYDVKLASIMIRRGEDLAAATARLGAADGRLRTALEEN, encoded by the coding sequence ATGACCATGGAGGACCTCGGCGCACTGGCGACGGAGGCCAGCGATCCCCGCTACGCCGAACTCGACCTGATGAGCGTGGCGGAGCTCGCGCAGACCATGAACGAGGCGGATGCCACGGTGCCGGCCGCCGTGCAGCGCGCACTCGGGGAGATCGTTCCGGCGATCGAGGCCACGGCCGCCCGTATGGCGCAGGGCGGACGCCTGGTCTACGTCGGCGCGGGAACCCCCGGCCGCATCGGCGTGCTCGACGCCTCGGAGTGCCCTCCCACGTTCAGCACTCCGCCGGAGCTGGTGTTCGCGATCATGGCGGGCGGTCCCGGCGCGATCGTGAACCCCGTCGAGGGCGCGGAGGACGACGCGGAAGCGGGCGCTGCGGCCATCGACGCGGCGGGCATCGGCCCGCTCGACACCGTGATCGGCATCGCCTCGAGCGGACGCACGCCGTATGTGATCGCCGCCGTCCGCCGCGCGCGCGAGCTCGGAGCGCTCAGCATCGGCCTCTCGTGCAACGTCGGTACAGCTCTCAGCGCGGCGGCGGAACACGGGATCGAGGTCGAGGTCGGCCCCGAGGTGCTCTCCGGTTCGACCCGCCTCAAATCGGGCACGGCGCAGAAGCTCGTGCTCAACATGTTCTCGACCATCTCGATGGTGCGAAACGGCAAGGCCTACGGCAACCTGATGGTGGATGTGAAGGCCACCAACCACAAGCTGCGCGAGCGTGCGATCCGGATGGTGCAGACCATCGCCGAGGTCGACCGCGACGCGGCGGTGGCTGCGCTGGAGGCCGCCGCCTACGACGTGAAGCTCGCGTCGATCATGATCCGCCGCGGTGAGGATCTCGCCGCGGCGACCGCTCGACTGGGCGCCGCCGACGGTCGGCTGCGCACCGCACTGGAGGAGAACTGA
- a CDS encoding anhydro-N-acetylmuramic acid kinase: MRVLGLISGTSHDGIDAAVVDFTTNGGFTAHGVDLHGTVLAATSVPYAPELRARLIAALPPAQTTLAEVCELDTLIGQAFAEVAADIAAEVGGVDAVCSHGQTVYHWVDGAHALGTLQIGQPAWIAEKVGAPVVSDIRIRDITVGGHGAPLVSFLDELLLRSRAGVSAALNLGGISNMTVVRQDGLVAYDIGPANALVDAVIVEHGLNPLGYDDDAAIARTGQVDEALLAALLEDSYYALTPPKSTGKEHFHLGYVQEHLAAQGREIAVADVVRTLTELTVRTVARDVEAAGIGFLAVSGGGCRNPLILDGLRAALPATEVVLADELGAAADSKEAILLALIGWSTMHGVPAIVPGGTGARESRILGTITPGVGPLQMPEPVAAIDSLVLTEAAAS; encoded by the coding sequence ATGCGCGTCCTCGGACTGATCTCCGGCACCTCGCACGACGGGATCGATGCCGCCGTCGTCGACTTCACGACCAATGGCGGCTTCACCGCGCACGGGGTGGATCTGCACGGCACGGTGCTCGCCGCCACGAGCGTGCCCTACGCGCCCGAGCTGCGGGCGCGGCTGATCGCTGCGCTGCCACCGGCGCAGACCACCCTCGCCGAGGTGTGCGAGCTCGACACCCTCATCGGACAGGCGTTCGCCGAGGTCGCCGCCGACATCGCCGCAGAGGTGGGCGGTGTCGACGCTGTCTGCTCGCACGGGCAGACCGTGTACCACTGGGTCGACGGAGCGCACGCGCTGGGCACCCTGCAGATCGGGCAGCCCGCCTGGATCGCGGAGAAGGTCGGTGCCCCCGTGGTCTCCGACATCCGCATCCGCGACATCACGGTCGGCGGGCACGGTGCCCCGCTGGTGTCGTTCCTCGACGAGCTGCTGCTGCGCTCGCGCGCCGGAGTGTCGGCGGCCCTGAACCTGGGCGGCATCTCGAACATGACGGTGGTGCGGCAGGACGGCCTTGTCGCCTACGACATCGGCCCCGCGAACGCGCTGGTGGATGCGGTCATCGTGGAGCACGGCCTCAACCCGCTCGGCTATGACGACGACGCCGCGATCGCCCGCACCGGTCAGGTCGACGAGGCGCTGCTGGCCGCGCTGCTGGAGGACTCGTACTACGCCCTCACGCCGCCCAAGAGCACGGGCAAGGAGCACTTCCACCTCGGCTACGTGCAGGAGCACCTCGCCGCGCAGGGTCGCGAGATCGCCGTCGCGGATGTCGTGCGCACCCTGACCGAGCTCACGGTCCGCACGGTCGCGCGTGATGTGGAGGCTGCAGGTATCGGTTTCCTCGCCGTGTCGGGCGGCGGCTGCCGCAACCCGCTGATCCTCGACGGACTGCGCGCCGCGCTCCCTGCGACCGAGGTCGTGCTGGCCGACGAGCTGGGCGCGGCCGCCGACAGCAAGGAGGCGATCCTCCTCGCGCTGATCGGCTGGTCCACGATGCACGGTGTTCCCGCGATCGTCCCGGGGGGAACAGGTGCGCGCGAGTCGCGCATCCTGGGCACCATCACCCCGGGTGTCGGTCCTCTGCAGATGCCGGAGCCGGTCGC
- a CDS encoding ABC transporter permease, which yields MTDISQTPALAPGGGRTMERVRLLLRSRSGLTGLIIVALLAVLSLVSAFGLLPFDPLAQDPPSRLQPPSAVHWFGTDQFGRDVFSRVAAGVANSALISVVAVAFATVVGTVCGLIAGFYRGFSDGAITAVTNVLFAFPPLLLALSLASVFERNWFTIAVAIAIVYVPIFIRVTRGPVLSLREVEYVKAAKSTGQSRMATMFRHVLPNITSIIIVQVTLSLSWAVLTEASLSFLGLGTPPPAPSLGSMIFEARTLVTIAPWTMIAPGVIVVLLVVGLNLLGDGLRDSLDPRNRGKR from the coding sequence ATGACCGACATCTCTCAGACCCCGGCCCTCGCCCCCGGCGGCGGGCGCACCATGGAGCGCGTGCGTCTCCTGCTGCGCAGCCGCAGCGGGCTCACGGGACTCATCATCGTCGCACTGCTCGCCGTGCTGAGCCTCGTCTCGGCGTTCGGGCTGCTGCCGTTCGACCCGCTCGCGCAGGATCCGCCCTCCCGCCTGCAGCCGCCGTCGGCCGTGCACTGGTTCGGCACCGACCAGTTCGGTCGCGACGTGTTCTCCCGCGTCGCCGCCGGCGTCGCCAACTCGGCGCTGATCTCGGTCGTCGCCGTGGCCTTCGCCACCGTGGTCGGCACCGTGTGCGGGCTCATCGCCGGCTTCTACCGCGGCTTCTCCGACGGCGCGATCACCGCGGTCACCAACGTGCTGTTCGCCTTCCCTCCGCTGCTGCTCGCGCTGTCGCTCGCCTCGGTGTTCGAACGCAACTGGTTCACCATCGCCGTGGCCATCGCGATCGTCTACGTGCCGATCTTCATCCGCGTCACCCGAGGGCCGGTGCTGTCGCTGCGCGAGGTCGAGTACGTCAAGGCCGCCAAGAGCACGGGTCAGAGCCGCATGGCGACCATGTTCCGGCACGTGCTGCCGAACATCACGTCGATCATCATCGTGCAGGTGACGCTCTCGCTGTCCTGGGCTGTGCTCACCGAGGCCTCGCTGAGCTTCCTCGGCCTCGGCACACCTCCGCCCGCGCCCTCGCTCGGCTCGATGATCTTCGAGGCGCGCACGCTCGTGACGATCGCCCCGTGGACCATGATCGCGCCCGGTGTGATCGTGGTGCTCCTCGTCGTGGGATTGAACCTGCTCGGCGATGGCCTGCGCGACAGCCTCGACCCCCGGAACAGAGGAAAGCGATGA
- a CDS encoding MurR/RpiR family transcriptional regulator, whose protein sequence is MPHEAARDDAGAHPVLVRMRAIRPELRPSEQRIADLFLADPAGTAGLSVAELAQRCDTSTTSVVRFCKRLGYEHVRELRNHVLRDVERETFDTAALPAVSGDIDRNDTLADIVAKVSLAETLSLADTAKVLDTESLRASVDAITSSTRVDIFGVGASSIVGLDLQRKLTRIGRTALDWSDPHAAWTSAATLGPGNVAIAVSHTGATTDTIEFLLLARQAGATTIAITNHAGAPLADQADIVLTTAARETGFRSGALGSRIAQLMVVDCIFIGVAQSNYDRSMEALRDTFAAVHRVRTAGA, encoded by the coding sequence ATGCCCCATGAAGCCGCCCGCGACGACGCCGGCGCACACCCCGTGCTCGTCCGCATGCGTGCGATCCGCCCCGAACTGCGTCCGAGCGAGCAGCGCATCGCCGACCTGTTCCTCGCCGATCCCGCGGGGACCGCTGGCCTGTCCGTCGCCGAACTCGCCCAGCGCTGCGACACGTCGACCACCTCGGTCGTGCGATTCTGCAAGCGCCTGGGCTACGAGCACGTGCGGGAGCTCCGCAACCACGTGCTGCGCGACGTCGAGCGCGAGACGTTCGACACGGCCGCGCTGCCCGCCGTCTCCGGCGACATCGACCGCAACGACACCCTGGCCGACATCGTCGCGAAGGTCTCGCTCGCCGAGACCCTCTCCCTCGCCGACACCGCCAAGGTGCTCGACACCGAGTCGCTGCGGGCCTCCGTCGACGCCATCACCTCATCGACCAGGGTCGACATCTTCGGTGTGGGCGCGAGCTCCATCGTCGGTCTCGACCTGCAGCGCAAGCTCACCCGCATCGGGCGCACCGCTCTGGACTGGTCGGACCCGCATGCCGCGTGGACGTCGGCGGCGACCCTCGGGCCCGGCAACGTCGCGATCGCGGTGTCGCACACCGGCGCCACCACCGACACGATCGAGTTCCTGCTGCTCGCCCGTCAGGCCGGAGCCACCACCATCGCGATCACGAACCACGCGGGCGCTCCCCTGGCCGATCAAGCCGACATCGTGCTGACGACCGCCGCCCGCGAGACCGGCTTTCGCTCGGGCGCACTGGGCAGCCGGATCGCTCAGCTCATGGTGGTCGACTGCATCTTCATCGGCGTCGCCCAGTCGAACTACGACCGTTCGATGGAGGCGCTGCGCGACACCTTCGCCGCCGTGCACCGCGTGCGTACGGCGGGGGCGTGA
- a CDS encoding ABC transporter substrate-binding protein — MSTARRASFGALTATGVALALVITGCSAPASDPQPSAGAAGGDLVIGVTSDPDTLFPWKATQFQAVNVLQNLYGTLTEFDEDLNVVPGLAESWDVSEDGLTLTFHLREGVTFADGSTFGSEDVKYSLDAIAAEATAAVSRSSLASVTAVEATDENTVTLTLSAPDAALPANLAVINMAMLSSDDTEEGLNTTPNGTGPFILDDRKASQSITLAKNEDYWGDTALLDTVEFRVIPDESSIVSAMQSGNVQLAVFDDPLVAQTAEGANVEVATTPQLSYHALQLNATRGDLTDVNVRLAIQCAIDRQEVLDTAALGEGEVTGPITSPAYKSDPDARPCPERDLDKAAEYLKKAGKEDGVTIKTIVSQGEYATSVNEAQNLKAQLADANITLDLEVLESGAFVDRWIAADFDAAVALNGGRPDPDGMYGRYFTSTGNLNKVAGYSSPELDALFAEGRQTADPEKRKDIYAQVSENLEDNAAWIWLFTSYTYTATASNVDGFVPMVNGSLQYLRTTSIK, encoded by the coding sequence ATGAGCACAGCACGGCGGGCGTCATTCGGCGCTCTCACTGCCACGGGTGTCGCTTTGGCGCTCGTGATCACAGGTTGTTCCGCACCCGCATCCGACCCCCAGCCGTCAGCGGGTGCTGCAGGCGGCGACCTCGTCATCGGCGTCACCAGCGACCCAGACACGCTCTTCCCCTGGAAGGCGACCCAGTTCCAGGCTGTCAACGTGCTGCAGAACCTGTACGGCACCCTGACCGAGTTTGACGAGGACCTCAACGTGGTCCCCGGCCTCGCCGAGTCCTGGGACGTCTCGGAAGACGGCCTCACCCTGACCTTCCACCTGCGGGAAGGCGTCACGTTCGCCGACGGCAGCACGTTCGGATCCGAAGACGTGAAGTACTCGCTCGATGCGATCGCGGCCGAGGCCACCGCCGCTGTGTCGCGCAGCTCTCTCGCCTCCGTCACCGCGGTCGAGGCCACCGACGAGAACACCGTCACCCTCACCCTCAGCGCTCCCGACGCCGCGCTTCCGGCGAACCTCGCCGTGATCAACATGGCGATGCTGTCCTCGGACGACACCGAAGAGGGGCTGAACACCACCCCGAACGGCACCGGTCCCTTCATCCTCGACGACCGCAAGGCGAGCCAGTCGATCACGCTCGCCAAGAACGAGGACTACTGGGGAGACACCGCGCTGCTCGACACCGTCGAGTTCCGCGTGATCCCCGACGAGTCCTCGATCGTCTCGGCGATGCAGTCCGGCAACGTGCAGCTGGCCGTGTTCGATGACCCGCTGGTCGCGCAGACCGCCGAAGGTGCGAACGTCGAGGTCGCCACGACCCCGCAGCTGAGCTACCACGCGCTGCAGCTGAACGCCACGCGCGGCGACCTCACCGACGTCAACGTGCGCCTCGCGATCCAGTGCGCGATCGACCGCCAGGAGGTGCTCGACACCGCAGCCCTCGGCGAGGGCGAGGTCACCGGTCCCATCACGTCTCCCGCGTACAAGTCCGACCCCGACGCACGCCCGTGCCCTGAGCGCGACCTCGACAAGGCGGCCGAGTACCTGAAGAAGGCGGGCAAGGAGGACGGCGTCACCATCAAGACGATCGTCTCCCAGGGCGAGTACGCGACCTCGGTCAACGAGGCGCAGAACCTGAAGGCGCAGCTGGCCGACGCGAACATCACGCTCGACCTCGAGGTGCTCGAGTCCGGTGCCTTCGTCGATCGCTGGATCGCGGCCGACTTCGACGCCGCTGTCGCCCTCAACGGCGGTCGTCCCGACCCCGACGGCATGTACGGCCGGTACTTCACCAGCACGGGCAACCTGAACAAGGTCGCCGGCTACTCCTCGCCCGAGCTCGACGCGCTGTTCGCCGAGGGCCGCCAGACGGCCGACCCGGAGAAGCGCAAGGACATCTACGCGCAGGTCTCCGAGAACCTCGAGGACAACGCCGCGTGGATCTGGCTGTTCACGAGCTACACCTACACGGCGACCGCGTCGAACGTCGACGGCTTCGTCCCGATGGTGAACGGCTCGCTGCAGTACCTGCGGACCACCTCCATCAAGTAG